From a region of the Solanum stenotomum isolate F172 chromosome 2, ASM1918654v1, whole genome shotgun sequence genome:
- the LOC125856512 gene encoding agamous-like MADS-box protein AGL62 yields MTRKINKGRQRVDMVKIKKASNLGVTFSKRRAGLFKKASELCTLCGAEIVIVIFSPDGKNVFSFGHPSVDRLVERFLGRNLPPPNNDVHNQQIVACREAGIRELKTKLMTLEGVLHMEKNRKKSLREIRKRADGVWWESPIEELNLFQLQHLKKALEILKQKVEIEAQMVNNNAFPFQTLGSAWTPPNCAS; encoded by the coding sequence ATGACAAGAAAAATCAACAAGGGTCGTCAAAGGGTTGACATGGTGAAAATCAAGAAGGCGAGTAACTTAGGAGTTACGTTTTCTAAGCGTCGTGCTGGTCTATTCAAAAAGGCTAGTGAACTTTGTACGCTATGTGGTGCTGAAATTGTCATTGTGATATTTTCCCCCGACGGCAAAAATGTGTTCTCCTTTGGTCACCCTAGCGTGGACAGGTTGGTGGAGAGGTTCCTTGGGAGGAACCTCCCTCCACCAAATAACGATGTCCACAATCAACAAATCGTGGCTTGTAGAGAAGCTGGTATTCGTGAGCTCAAAACCAAGCTCATGACCCTTGAGGGGGTTCTCCATATGGAGAAAAATCGCAAAAAATCCCTTCGAGAAATTAGGAAGAGAGCTGATGGTGTATGGTGGGAATCTCCTATCGAAGAACTTAACTTATTCCAACTTCAACACTTGAAGAAGGCATTGGAAATTCTAAAACAGAAGGTTGAAATAGAGGCACAAATGGTGAATAATAATGCATTCCCATTTCAGACATTGGGAAGTGCCTGGACTCCTCCAAATTGTGCTAGCTAA